The window AATGATGTTAACTGCCATATGGGGACCCACGATTATAGAGTATTATTCAAGATTAGGGGATCCTGAGACCTCTGCCATAATTCCTAGAATTACTAGTGATTTCGGAAGAACCTTAGAGTTGCTTGCAACCTCTCACTTGAATAAAGCTAAAATAGAAATTAATGAGAAGTCATCAATTGTTAAAGCCGTAGCACCTTTAGGTTATCCATTAGATAAGAATATGGCAACTGGGCATACAATTTGGTTAGATTTACCTAGAATGAGGGAGATAGGTTGTAATGTATATTTCGGTTCAATATCACAGGAAGGAGGAAAACTTATAACAAAAGGTTCAAGAGCTCTTGAAATCACAGTAGTCGATGACTATGATAAGGCTGTAGAGAAACTGGATAGGTGTTTCTCCTTGGTTTCTTCGGATACAAAGTTGATATTTAGACACGATATTGGAAGGACTATCTCTCAGCAAGCGGAAAAAGCCGAAATAGTCAGATTTTCGTATAAGTCCCGTGAATCTAAGGGGATTTTGGGCGTAAGTGCAGATTGGTCACCAAATGGTGGTCTATGGTGAGTGAATACAGTAAATCTGGCGTAAATTTGGATAAACTTAAGCAGTACCATAATTTCATAGCTAATTATTTGGGTTCAACCAAGCTTGAAGTGGGAATAGGACATTATGCTGGCGTGATAAAGTTTGATAATAAGTATTTGGCAATGCATGTGGATGGGGTAGGTACTAAGACTCTTTTAGCGCTAAAGACAGGTATCATTGAGCCCACGGGGGTTGACTGCATTGCTATGAACGTTAATGATATAGTTTGTGTGGGTGCAAGACCGATAGCTGTTGTTGATTATTTAGCTTTAGAAGGGGAAATGGATGACGTGATACAGAAAGTTATGAAGGGTTTGAAAGCAGGTGCTGAGGAGGCAGAGGTTAGTATTATAGGAGGTGAAACCGCAATAATGCCTGGTGTAATCAAAGGATATGATCTATCATGCTCTGCTATTGGAATTGCCGATACACTGAAAACTGGGGAGGATGTGAGACCTGGAGATGTGATTTTAGGCTTAGCTAGTAATGGGGTTCACTCTAACGGTTACTCTCTAATAAGGAAGTTGATAGATGAAGGAAAGTTAAGATTAGACGAATGGGCTGAAGAGTTAATGAAACCCACAAAAATCTATGTTAAATCAGTGTTGTCTGTTAAGGATAAAATTAAGGCTGTTGCCCATATAACTGGTGGTTCTTTTTCGAAGTTAAGAAGGATAACCAAGTTTGGAATATCTCTTAAAATGCCTGAGCCTTTGGATATATTTAAGACAATAGAGAGTGCGGGCGTTAGTCATGAGGAAATGTATAAGGTGTTCAATATGGGAGTTGGAATGGTGATTTTTGTGGATAAAAAATTGAAAGACGATGTTATTGATATCTTAGCAAAGAGAAATGACGTGGTTTACGAATTGGGAATAGTAACAGAAGGCAACGGTATAAAGATTTCAACCTACAAAAATTCTATTGTATATTTGTAATATATAATATAGTCCTTTTAAACTCTGAGTACAATATGGGTGTCTAGTGGTTAATATGAAACAAATGGATATAAAATCTTTAGTAAATTATGTCGCACTAAAGATATTAGGTGGTAGCGACTATATTCTAGAAGCATTAGAAAAATACCTAGTAAAAGGAGAAGGTCCAGCTACAGTAGCGTATGAGTATCAAATATCAAAGCATCAACTCAGAGGATATGCTCAAAGGATTATTGAAAAGAGCGGAAGCGAAGGAAGGGCTAAGAAGATTCTCCCGATTATTAAAGACATATCAAAGGACGTTAAACCGATAGTTAAAAGAACAGATGGAGATCTATATTATTGTACACTCTGTAATACATCAATTCCTAAGGAGGATACAGAAGAGCATGTGAGAAAATACCATAAGGAAATTCTTACATCGACAATAAAGACAATGTTGGAGAGATTAGAAGAATATAAGAAAGAAAAGCAAGCCATAATACTTACATCAGTAAGTTAATAAGTGAGATAATTTTTTGAGGTAATACTCCTTTTAGTTAGTTGTCCTCTTTAAAAGGAAGACTTTTAATTTATTAAATTACTTTTTTCTATTTGAGAGAGAATGAAAAAAGTTGTAAGCGTCAGACTCAGGGAAGACGTTGTAAACAAAATTGATTATTTTGTATCTGAAATGGGTTTAGAGAGCAGAACAGATTTTCTAAAACAAGCATTGGACTACTATGTCAAGAGAAAGAGGTCAACGGCTAAAGGAGTCCTTTAACATTCTATATATCAAGAATAACGTATTTTTAATTATCTCCTCATCTTAAATACCATTTTTTGATTTTAATTTGCGGAATGAAAATCGTACTTGCATACTCAGGAGGATTAGATACAACTGTAGCTATTAGATGGTTAAGGGAAACCTTCAACGCTGATGTTACAACAGTTACTGTGGATGTAGGTCAAAAAGATGATTTTTATCAAATAGAAAAAAGAGCTTATATAGCAGGTGCAATAAAACATTACACTATAGATGCAAAGAAAGATTTTGCAGAAAGATATATCTCATATGCAATAAAGATGAACGGTTTATATGAAGATATATACCCTCTTTCAACAGCCTTGGCAAGACCATTAATAGTTGAAAAGGTAGTTGAAATAGCCAAGAAAATAGGTGCAGAGGCAATCGCTCACGGCTCAACATCAAAAGGTAATGATCAGGTTAGATTTGATTTAGCGGTAAAGGCATTGTACCCTGAGGCAAAGATCATAGCACCTGCAAGAATATGGAATATGACAAGGGATAAGGAAATCGAATATGCTAAATCGAAAGGAATTCCAATAAAGACAGAAAGTAGTAAGTATAGTATAGATGAAAATCTTTGGGGAAGAAGTATAGAAGGAGATATAATTTCTGATCCATCAAAGGTGGTTCCAGAGGACGCATTTGAGTGGACTAAGAAGACAAAAGATGACAAACTTAAGATTTCCTTAACCTTTGATAAGGGTCTTCCTGTAGAAGTCAATGGAGAAAAAATGGATTTACTTAAGGTTATTCAAGTACTTAATGAGCTCGTTGGTTCAAGAGGTTTTGGAAGAGTTGAACATCTTGAAAACAGAGTAGTGGGCTTTAAGTCGAGGGAAGTCTATGAGGTACCTGCAGCACTAGTTTTAATTAGTGCTCATAAGGACTTAGAGAAATCAACTTACACTCCATTAGAATTTAGATTTAAGAGATCTCTTGATGGTCAGTGGAGTGATCTGGTTTATCAGGGTCTGTGGTTTGAGCCTCTACGAGAAACTATCCAGTTAGCTGGAGATAATCTAAATAAATGGATCTCTGGGGAGGTATTCATTGAGATTGAAAATGGTAACATGAAAATCTTAGGCAGAAAAGGAAAGTTCTCTCCATTTTCTGAGGAGATAGCAAGTTACAATAAGGGCTGGTATCCATCTGACGAGATGGCTAGAGGTTTCATAGAGATCTTTGGTATGCATTCATTGGTAGCCAGAAAATCGAGAGGGATATGAATGTTATATAGAAGATGGGGCTCAGATAAAGATTTTGTAATTTCGTACACTTCCTCTAGTGAATCTGATAAAGAGATTGTAGAAGAAGTTAAGCTTACTTTAAAGGCGCACAGTATAGAACTATACTTATCTAATTACATCTCTAAGGATACTGCAAAAAAGATCATTCGTACAATAAATTCTTTCAAAGATTATACTTCCTCAGGTTATGAAGACGTTCATGAAGCTTTAGAGGATTATATCATAAAGAATATAGGAGAAGAGGGAGGTTGGGTTGGACTTGGTCGCAGTAGAAATGATCATGTAGCTACAGCCCTGAGACTAAGAACTAGAGAATATATTTTTGACATCCTAGAAGAACTTTACTTACTTAGAAAGTCCTTAATTGACCAGGCCAAGAAAAACCTAAACACGATTATGCCATCTTATACTCATTTCCAGCCTGCTCAACCCACTACTTTGGCTCATTACTTCATGTATTTGGAAGAAGAGTTAAACACACCATGGGAGACTTTGTTTAACTCCCTGAAACTAATAAATAGAAGTCCATTAGGTAGTGGAGCAATAGTAGGTAGTAATGTTAAGATAGACAGGAAGAGAGAGGCTGAATTGTTAGGTTTTGATGATGTACTTTATAATACAATATCGTCAACGTCCTCAAGGATAGATTTCATTAGTGTCATATCCTCTCTGGCATTACTAATGCTAGTGTTAGGAAGATTTGCCGAGGATATGATATTACTGTCTTCTATGTTTGTTAATATAATTAAACTTCCAGATAGTCATGTCAGTACTAGTAGCCTTATGCCCCAAAAAAGAAATAGTGTAACGATGGAGATCTTGAGAACAAAGGTGGGAGAATGTTATGGAGATTTATCGTCATTAATAGTGATTTATAAAGGTTTACCTTCTGGGTATAATCTGGATCTGCAGGAGATGAATAAACATTATTGGAATTGCATCAAACATGTGATACCATCAATACATATTACAAGAGACATAATTCAAAATATTCAAATCAAAAATTTTGGAGAAATACAAGGCTTAACAGCTACTGATTTAGCTGAAGAAATGGCTATTTCCGGCATTCCCTATCGAAAAGCTTATATAGATGTGGCAAACAAGATTAAAGCGGGCACTTTCGTAGCTGGAATTTCTTACACAAAATCCATAGAAAATAAAAAGGTAATTGGATCTCCCAATCCAAGTATATTGACGCAGGAAATTGAAATTAAAGAAAAGAGACTCGATAGTCAATATGAAAAATTTAAGCAATATAAGGAAAACGTTATAGAAAAAATGGGTCAATTAGGGGTGATAGAGGATGGATTATTACAATAATGATACACCAGGATACATATATCTAGAAGATGGAACTTTAATGAAAGGAGTAGGCTTTGGTGCCAAGGGTATACGAGTCGGTGAAATAGTGTTTACAACGTCCATGAATGGCTACCCAGAGAGTTTGACTGATCCTTCCTATAAAGGGCAAATCCTTGTAATTACGCATCCCTTGATAGGAAATTATGGTGTTCCTGAGAAAAATTATGTTAATGGTATACTCACTAATTTTGAATCAGAGAGAATTCAAGCTGAAGGTCTAGTCATATCAGAACTAACAGAACCTTTCAAGTGGAACTCAAAACAAACTTTACATGAATGGCTTCTCAGCGAAGGAATTCCAGGTGTCTATGGAATAGACACTAGGGCAGTTGTAAAGAGAGTTAGATCAAGAGGAGTAATGATGGGAATAATCGCTTCAGGTGTTGAAGTAAATGATCCAGAGGAATATTTGAAGAAAAAATATGACGAAATGAACTTTATTCAGTATACCTCACCAAAGGCTCCTATAATTCACCAAGGTAAAACCGGTGATGTTGTAGTTGTAGTTGATTGCGGAATTAAACACGGGATTTTATATCAGTTGTATTTGAGAGGATTTACCGTGGTTAGAGTTCCTTGCAACTACAATGTAGACAAGATAATGGACTTTTATCCTAAAGGATTACTGTTTAGTAATGGTCCTGGGAATCCAAATCTTCTCACTGATTTGGTGAAAAACTTCAGAGAGATAATTGAGTACAATCTTCCCACATTAGGGATATGTTTGGGTCACCAGATAGCTACTATGGCTTTAGGAGGAAAAGTTAAGAAGATGAAGTTTGGTCATAGAGCTATCAACAAGCCTGTTATAGATACAACTACTGGAAAGAGCTACATTACCACCCATAATCATGGTTACGCAATACTTTCAAAACAAGATATTCCTATTCACACACGTGTTTGGTTTTACAATCCAGATGATGGAACAGTTGAGGGTTGGATACATGAAAAGTACAACATAATTACCACTCAGTTTCACCCTGAGGCGAGACCCGGTCCATGGGATGTAACTTGGGTTTTTGATAAATTTAAGAAAATGGTGGTAGGAGATGCGTGAGAACGTAAAAAGAGTTTTAGTCATAGGTTCAGGTCCAATAAAAATAGCTGAGGCAGCAGAATTCGATTACTCAGGAAGTCAAGCACTAAAGGCTCTGAAAGAAGAAGGGATAGAAACAATATTAGTAAACTCTAACGTGGCGACAGTTCAGACGAGTAGAAAGTTTGCAGATAAACTCTACATGATTCCCGTCACCTGGTGGACTGTAGAGAAAGTGATAGAGAAGGAGAGACCAGATGCAATAATGATAGGTTTTGGTGGACAAACGGCACTGAATGTAGGTGTAGATTTATACAAGAAGGAGATACTGAAAAAATATGGCGTAAAAGTTCTAGGTACACCTGTAGAAGGTATAGAAAGAGCCCTAAGTAGGGAGAAATTCAGGGAAACAATGATTAACGTTAACCTACCTGTACCTCCTAGCCTTTCTGCAAGATCAGAAGAGGAGGCACTTGAGAAAGCAAGACAGATAGGCTATCCTGTAATGGTCAGGGTGAGCTTTAACTTAGGTGGAAGAGGCTCCACGGTGGCATGGAGTGAAGAAGATCTGAAAAGAGATATTGGTAGGGCATTAAGCCAGAGTTATATTCATGAAGTCCTCATAGAGAAGTACTTGCACCATTGGATTGAACTTGAGTATGAGGTAATGAGAGATAAACATGGAAATTCAGCAGTCATAGCGTGTATAGAGAATCTAGATCCAATGGGAGTTCACACCGGTGAGTCAACAGTTATCGCGCCATGCCAAACTTTGGATAATAAGGAGTTCCAAGACATGAGGAGTATGTCAATTGATGTGGCTAAATCTATTGATCTAGTAGGTGAATGCAATGTTCAATTCGCACTGAATCCTATAGCTTATGAGTATTATATAATAGAGACTAATCCAAGAATGTCGAGATCTAGTGCTTTGGCTAGCAAAGCAACAGGTTATCCTCTAGCCTATGTGTCAGCCAAACTAGCTTTAGGGTATGACCTGTATGAGGTCTTAAACAAAGTTTCTGGATCAACTTGTGCATGTTTTGAGCCCAGTTTAGATTATGTGGTAATAAAGATACCTAGATGGGATCTTGATAAGTTCGAGAATGTCGAGCACTCTTTAGCAACTGAAATGAAGAGTGTAGGAGAGGTAATGAGTATAGGTAGGTCATTTGAAGAGGCTCTTCAGAAAGCCGTTAGAATGTTAGACTTAGGAGAGCCTGGAATAATCGGCGGAAAAGTGTATAATTCGAAGATGTCTAAAATTGACTCATTAAGAATGTTAAAGGAAAGAAGACCATATTGGTTCCTTTATGCTTCAAAGGCTTTTAAAGAGGGTGCAACTATTGACGAAGTTTATGAAGTGACTGGTATTAATAAGTTCTTCCTCAACAAAATAAAGAATTTAGTAGATTTCTATGAAAGCATAAAGAACAATAAGGGATTAGACCAGAAGACGCTGTCAATTGCTAAACGTTTAGGCTTTAGTGATTATCAGATAGCTAACGCAGTAGGTCTAAGTGAGAAGGATATCAGGGAACTGAGGCAAAAGTATGGAATTGAGCCTAAGGTTAAGCAAATAGATACTCTAGCTGGCGAATGGCCTGCAGTTACAAACTACCTGTACGTGACTTATAACGGAACTGAGGACGACATTGAATTTTCCAACGGTATAAGAAAATTGCTTATTGTCGGCGCAGGTGGTTTTAGAATAGGTGTATCAGTAGAGTTTGATTGGGGTGTAGTTTCTCTACTAGACTCTGCCTCAAAGTATTTTAATGAAGTTACAATAATTAATTATAATCCTGAAACAGTCTCAACTGATTGGGATATCGCCAGGAAATTGTACTTTGATGAAATATCGGTGGAAAGGATTTTAGATCTTGTAAAGAAGGAGAAGTTTAACTATGTTGCGACATTCGCTGGAGGTCAGATAGGGAATACAATATCGAAGAAACTTGAAGAGAATAGTGTCAAATTACTGGGTACCTCTGGACACAGTGTGGATATAGCTGAGGATAGAGAAAAGTTTTCGAGACTACTTGATAAGCTAGGCATAAAGCAGCCTGAATGGATATCTGCGAGATCAATAGAGGAGGTAAGGAAATTTGTAGATATGGTTGGTTATCCAGTTTTGGTCAGACCAAGCTATGTCCTTAGCGGTTCAGCAATGAGAATAGTTTACAATGACACAGAACTAGTATCTTATATAAAGAAAGCCACAGAGATCTCTTCAGAACATCCTGTGGTAGTATCTAAATATATTGATAATGCAATAGAAGCTGAGATAGATGGTGCTTCTGATGGAAGAGGTGTTTATGGTGTTGTACTTGAGCATGTAGAGGAGGCAGGAGTGCATAGCGGCGATGCAACCATTAGTATACCATTTAAGAAGCTAAGTCCTGAAACAGTTCATAAAATGAAGGAGTCAATTCACTCAATTTCTCGTGAACTGAATATTAAGGGTCCATTTAATGTTCAATTCGTAGTTAAGAACGGAACTCCTTACATTATTGAAATGAACCTTAGAGCTAGTAGATCTATGCCATTCAGTAGTAAGGTAGTTGGGAAGAACATAATTGACCTCGCTCTTACAGGCGTGATAAAGGGATTTGACTTTGATGAGTTTGTTGAACTTAAGGCAAAATCATGGGGAGTCAAATCAGCTCAATTCTCATGGGCGCAGTTGAAGGGCACATATCCCTTCTTAGGTCCTGAGATGAGAAGCACTGGAGAAGCTGCATCGTTAGGTGTAGATTTCTATGATGCTTTACTGAAGAGCTGGCTGTCTTCGTCTCCAAATAGATTACCTGATCAAAAAGGTATTGCCTTAGTTTATGGAAGATCTAATCTGGAGTACTTACAAGCGTCTGCAAGAAACCTATCTGAATACGGTATGACGGTCTATACTCTCTCTGATGCTCCTATCTATGGTTATGAAGTTACAAGTAGTGGTAAAAGCGTAGAACTAATTAAAGACAGAAAAGTTGAAATAGTTGTAACCGATGGATATCTTAAAAGCTTAGATTATGAGGTGAGGCGTATTGCCGTTGATTATAACGTACCTATAATATTAAGTGGTAGGTTAGGTGAGGAGTTGACAAAGGCATTCTTATTAAGAAAAAGTGACATGACTTTCTATGAAATAAGCGAGTATGGGGCAGGTATATGAGAGTAGCGCTTGTCGTTGATATAGTAAGACAAGAGGAAAAACTAATTGCTAAAGCACTAGAAAAATTTCAATTACAGTATGATGTAATTAATGTGGCGCAAGAGCCCTTACCTTTTAACAAAGCCTTAGGCAGGTATGATGTGGCAATCATAAGACCTATAAGTATGTATAGGGCGCTCTACGCATCAGCAGTTTTGGAATCAGCTGGTGTTCACACCATAAACTCAAGTGATACCATTAGTTTATGTGGAGATAAGATTTTAACATACTCAAAGTTGTATAGAGAGGGCATACCAATACCTGACTCTATAATTGCCATGTCATCAGATGCTGCATTAAAAGCCTATGAACAAAAAGGATTTCCACTGATAGATAAACCACCCATAGGTAGCTGGGGAAGACTAGTATCTCTCATAAGGGACATTTTCGAAGGCAAAACCATAATCGAACATAGAGAGTTAATGGGCAACTCTGCTCTTAAAGTTCACATAATTCAGGAGTACATTAATTACAAAAGCAGAGACATAAGGTGTATTGTGATAGGTAGTCAGCTTCTAGGTTGTTATGCTAGGAATATACCTTCTAACGAATGGAGAGCAAATATTGCTTTAGGTGGTTATCCATCGCAGATAGAGGTAGACCATAGACTAAGAGAGACTGTATTAAAGGCTACGAGTATTATAGGTGGAGAGTTCGTATCCATAGATATAATGGAGCATCAATCTAAAAATTACGTTATAAACGAGTTTAATGACGTTCCAGAGTTCAAAGGATTTATGTTGGCCACCAACATTGATGTAGCGGAAGAGCTAGTGAGCTATGTGAGAAATAATTACCTAAGGTAAGCTAAAAATATATCATGGTGTGTTTCTTCTAAGACTCTTCTCATTGCATCTATTTTTTGCCTCAAATTAGGAACAAGAGCTTTAGGATATTCCAACTCCCATAACAACTCATATAATTCCTCCATCATTTGGTAAGTCTTTTCTGCTTCTTCTAACTCTTTCTTCCTTAGATGCTCTAGTGTTTTTCTTCTTAGTTCTCCTATAGCATCAGCTATACCTAGGATGTAGAAAGCGTCAGGTATTCCCAAATCTGTGGCTATTAGCAAATTTTGATTGAAATATATTGATATGACAATTGTTGCCTCTGCAACTTCCTGGAACGCAGTTGCTATTTCACCATAGAGTAATTCAGGGTATTTTTCTATTAGCTTTTTCAAATTGTCCAGTTTTTCTAGTGCTAGTTTGTACTTGTTTAACGCCTCATCTTTTCGGAATCTGTGTGATAAAGATATTGCCTCTCCTGCGTATCTAATGATCTCCCTTGATATTGAAAATGCTTTTTCCCTTGCATCAAATCTATCTTGTAACTTAGGTACGACAGTTGATATGTAAGTCTTTAAGGTTTCTGTTACCATAAGATTAAAATGTAAATAATAGTATATATAGTGAATGAGACGTTTTATTTGTAATCCAAAAAATACTTATACTTTTTATACTTTTAAAGTAATATGAAACAAGTAAATGTAGTTTCTATTGTGGGAGCAGGAATTATTGGAGCAGGTTGGAGTACCTTATTAGCTGTACATGGGTATAGAAATATCTTTTACACAGAGAAGAAGGAGACCCTGGATAAAGGATTACTTAAAATTAAAAGTTATCTTCAAGTTATGCATGAATATAAGCTAGTGGATAAGAGCCCAGAAGAGTACATGCAATTCATAACTCCCACGACAGATTTTAATGACGTTATGAAGGGGGATTTCATAATCGAGGCAGTTATTGAAGATTATGGAGTTAAGAAGAAAGTTTTCGGTGAATTGGATGAGAGGCTTGACAAAGATGTAATCATAGCCAGTAGCACCTCAGGGTTATTAATCTCAGAAATCCAAAAGTCCATGTCAAGGCATCCAGAAAGAGCTATTATTGCACATCCTTGGAACCCTCCCCATCTTCTCCCTCTTGTAGAAATAGTGCCTGGTGAAAAGACTTCAGAGGAAGTAATACAATCTACAAGAGAATTGATGGAGGACAAACTGAATAGGGTAGTTGTTGTTCTTAAAAAAGAAGTTCCTGGATTTATAGGAAATAGGCTTGCATTTGCTCTATTTAGAGAAGCTGTGCATCTTATTGACGAGGGAGTCGCAACTGTAGAGGACATCGATAAAGTTGTAACTGCTGCTATAGGGCTTAGATGGGTATTCATGGGACCCTTCCTAACATATCATTTAGGTGGAGGAGAGGGTGGGTTGGAGTACTTTTTCAGTAGAGGCTTCGGATATGGTGCGA is drawn from Sulfolobus acidocaldarius SUSAZ and contains these coding sequences:
- a CDS encoding phosphoribosylaminoimidazole synthetase; protein product: MVSEYSKSGVNLDKLKQYHNFIANYLGSTKLEVGIGHYAGVIKFDNKYLAMHVDGVGTKTLLALKTGIIEPTGVDCIAMNVNDIVCVGARPIAVVDYLALEGEMDDVIQKVMKGLKAGAEEAEVSIIGGETAIMPGVIKGYDLSCSAIGIADTLKTGEDVRPGDVILGLASNGVHSNGYSLIRKLIDEGKLRLDEWAEELMKPTKIYVKSVLSVKDKIKAVAHITGGSFSKLRRITKFGISLKMPEPLDIFKTIESAGVSHEEMYKVFNMGVGMVIFVDKKLKDDVIDILAKRNDVVYELGIVTEGNGIKISTYKNSIVYL
- a CDS encoding CopG family transcripitonal regulator; the encoded protein is MKKVVSVRLREDVVNKIDYFVSEMGLESRTDFLKQALDYYVKRKRSTAKGVL
- a CDS encoding argininosuccinate synthase, whose product is MKIVLAYSGGLDTTVAIRWLRETFNADVTTVTVDVGQKDDFYQIEKRAYIAGAIKHYTIDAKKDFAERYISYAIKMNGLYEDIYPLSTALARPLIVEKVVEIAKKIGAEAIAHGSTSKGNDQVRFDLAVKALYPEAKIIAPARIWNMTRDKEIEYAKSKGIPIKTESSKYSIDENLWGRSIEGDIISDPSKVVPEDAFEWTKKTKDDKLKISLTFDKGLPVEVNGEKMDLLKVIQVLNELVGSRGFGRVEHLENRVVGFKSREVYEVPAALVLISAHKDLEKSTYTPLEFRFKRSLDGQWSDLVYQGLWFEPLRETIQLAGDNLNKWISGEVFIEIENGNMKILGRKGKFSPFSEEIASYNKGWYPSDEMARGFIEIFGMHSLVARKSRGI
- a CDS encoding argininosuccinate lyase, which produces MLYRRWGSDKDFVISYTSSSESDKEIVEEVKLTLKAHSIELYLSNYISKDTAKKIIRTINSFKDYTSSGYEDVHEALEDYIIKNIGEEGGWVGLGRSRNDHVATALRLRTREYIFDILEELYLLRKSLIDQAKKNLNTIMPSYTHFQPAQPTTLAHYFMYLEEELNTPWETLFNSLKLINRSPLGSGAIVGSNVKIDRKREAELLGFDDVLYNTISSTSSRIDFISVISSLALLMLVLGRFAEDMILLSSMFVNIIKLPDSHVSTSSLMPQKRNSVTMEILRTKVGECYGDLSSLIVIYKGLPSGYNLDLQEMNKHYWNCIKHVIPSIHITRDIIQNIQIKNFGEIQGLTATDLAEEMAISGIPYRKAYIDVANKIKAGTFVAGISYTKSIENKKVIGSPNPSILTQEIEIKEKRLDSQYEKFKQYKENVIEKMGQLGVIEDGLLQ
- a CDS encoding carbamoyl phosphate synthase small subunit, encoding MDYYNNDTPGYIYLEDGTLMKGVGFGAKGIRVGEIVFTTSMNGYPESLTDPSYKGQILVITHPLIGNYGVPEKNYVNGILTNFESERIQAEGLVISELTEPFKWNSKQTLHEWLLSEGIPGVYGIDTRAVVKRVRSRGVMMGIIASGVEVNDPEEYLKKKYDEMNFIQYTSPKAPIIHQGKTGDVVVVVDCGIKHGILYQLYLRGFTVVRVPCNYNVDKIMDFYPKGLLFSNGPGNPNLLTDLVKNFREIIEYNLPTLGICLGHQIATMALGGKVKKMKFGHRAINKPVIDTTTGKSYITTHNHGYAILSKQDIPIHTRVWFYNPDDGTVEGWIHEKYNIITTQFHPEARPGPWDVTWVFDKFKKMVVGDA
- a CDS encoding carbamoyl phosphate synthase large subunit, coding for MRENVKRVLVIGSGPIKIAEAAEFDYSGSQALKALKEEGIETILVNSNVATVQTSRKFADKLYMIPVTWWTVEKVIEKERPDAIMIGFGGQTALNVGVDLYKKEILKKYGVKVLGTPVEGIERALSREKFRETMINVNLPVPPSLSARSEEEALEKARQIGYPVMVRVSFNLGGRGSTVAWSEEDLKRDIGRALSQSYIHEVLIEKYLHHWIELEYEVMRDKHGNSAVIACIENLDPMGVHTGESTVIAPCQTLDNKEFQDMRSMSIDVAKSIDLVGECNVQFALNPIAYEYYIIETNPRMSRSSALASKATGYPLAYVSAKLALGYDLYEVLNKVSGSTCACFEPSLDYVVIKIPRWDLDKFENVEHSLATEMKSVGEVMSIGRSFEEALQKAVRMLDLGEPGIIGGKVYNSKMSKIDSLRMLKERRPYWFLYASKAFKEGATIDEVYEVTGINKFFLNKIKNLVDFYESIKNNKGLDQKTLSIAKRLGFSDYQIANAVGLSEKDIRELRQKYGIEPKVKQIDTLAGEWPAVTNYLYVTYNGTEDDIEFSNGIRKLLIVGAGGFRIGVSVEFDWGVVSLLDSASKYFNEVTIINYNPETVSTDWDIARKLYFDEISVERILDLVKKEKFNYVATFAGGQIGNTISKKLEENSVKLLGTSGHSVDIAEDREKFSRLLDKLGIKQPEWISARSIEEVRKFVDMVGYPVLVRPSYVLSGSAMRIVYNDTELVSYIKKATEISSEHPVVVSKYIDNAIEAEIDGASDGRGVYGVVLEHVEEAGVHSGDATISIPFKKLSPETVHKMKESIHSISRELNIKGPFNVQFVVKNGTPYIIEMNLRASRSMPFSSKVVGKNIIDLALTGVIKGFDFDEFVELKAKSWGVKSAQFSWAQLKGTYPFLGPEMRSTGEAASLGVDFYDALLKSWLSSSPNRLPDQKGIALVYGRSNLEYLQASARNLSEYGMTVYTLSDAPIYGYEVTSSGKSVELIKDRKVEIVVTDGYLKSLDYEVRRIAVDYNVPIILSGRLGEELTKAFLLRKSDMTFYEISEYGAGI
- a CDS encoding 30S ribosomal protein S6 modification protein gives rise to the protein MRVALVVDIVRQEEKLIAKALEKFQLQYDVINVAQEPLPFNKALGRYDVAIIRPISMYRALYASAVLESAGVHTINSSDTISLCGDKILTYSKLYREGIPIPDSIIAMSSDAALKAYEQKGFPLIDKPPIGSWGRLVSLIRDIFEGKTIIEHRELMGNSALKVHIIQEYINYKSRDIRCIVIGSQLLGCYARNIPSNEWRANIALGGYPSQIEVDHRLRETVLKATSIIGGEFVSIDIMEHQSKNYVINEFNDVPEFKGFMLATNIDVAEELVSYVRNNYLR
- a CDS encoding haloacid dehalogenase; translated protein: MVTETLKTYISTVVPKLQDRFDAREKAFSISREIIRYAGEAISLSHRFRKDEALNKYKLALEKLDNLKKLIEKYPELLYGEIATAFQEVAEATIVISIYFNQNLLIATDLGIPDAFYILGIADAIGELRRKTLEHLRKKELEEAEKTYQMMEELYELLWELEYPKALVPNLRQKIDAMRRVLEETHHDIFLAYLR
- a CDS encoding 3-hydroxyacyl-CoA dehydrogenase, translated to MKQVNVVSIVGAGIIGAGWSTLLAVHGYRNIFYTEKKETLDKGLLKIKSYLQVMHEYKLVDKSPEEYMQFITPTTDFNDVMKGDFIIEAVIEDYGVKKKVFGELDERLDKDVIIASSTSGLLISEIQKSMSRHPERAIIAHPWNPPHLLPLVEIVPGEKTSEEVIQSTRELMEDKLNRVVVVLKKEVPGFIGNRLAFALFREAVHLIDEGVATVEDIDKVVTAAIGLRWVFMGPFLTYHLGGGEGGLEYFFSRGFGYGANEWMYTLAKYDKFPYTGVIKAVNQMKEYQFIKGKSFQELSKWRDENLINVLRFLKEKGAKK